From one Vibrio neonatus genomic stretch:
- the nirD gene encoding nitrite reductase small subunit NirD, with protein sequence MNNWQTICDIQDIAPNVGVCALVNGRQIAVFNYQRTNTLYAISNYDPIGKAQVLSRGIIGCFEGEPCVASPLYKQHFNLQTGQCIEKPECTIKTYPVRLIDGAIQIQVSEAVAA encoded by the coding sequence ATGAATAATTGGCAAACGATCTGCGATATACAAGATATCGCACCTAATGTCGGAGTCTGTGCTCTTGTTAATGGCAGACAGATAGCGGTATTTAATTATCAGCGCACCAACACGCTGTACGCTATTTCAAACTATGACCCAATTGGTAAAGCGCAAGTGCTTTCACGAGGCATCATAGGCTGCTTTGAAGGTGAGCCTTGCGTGGCGTCTCCTTTGTACAAACAGCACTTCAATTTGCAGACGGGGCAATGCATTGAAAAACCAGAATGCACGATAAAAACCTACCCAGTGCGTCTCATTGATGGAGCAATTCAAATTCAGGTCAGTGAAGCGGTGGCGGCGTAA